Proteins encoded by one window of Blautia luti:
- a CDS encoding BlaI/MecI/CopY family transcriptional regulator yields the protein MMSLPQISEAEFEVMKIVWKYAPINTNEITEKLTLTTSWSPKTIQTLIKRLVSKKALSYEKQSRVFVYTPLVQEDEYIRQESNSFLKRYYNGNLSSMLASYLEDDKLSSTEIDNLRHLLSKHQK from the coding sequence ATTATGTCACTACCCCAGATTTCAGAAGCCGAATTTGAAGTTATGAAAATTGTATGGAAATATGCTCCCATCAATACAAATGAAATTACAGAAAAACTTACTCTAACTACCAGCTGGAGTCCAAAAACAATTCAAACTCTTATCAAGAGACTTGTTTCCAAAAAAGCTCTTTCCTACGAAAAACAAAGCCGGGTATTTGTCTATACTCCATTAGTCCAAGAAGATGAATATATACGCCAGGAAAGCAATTCTTTTTTAAAGCGATATTATAATGGAAATCTTTCTTCTATGCTGGCTTCTTACCTTGAAGACGATAAGCTCTCTTCAACAGAAATTGATAACTTACGCCATTTATTATCAAAACATCAGAAATAG
- a CDS encoding site-specific integrase gives MGKTKSDQKRRDKKGRILRNGESQRKDGRYAFVYTDCYGKQKFLYSWKLEPTDSLPTGCRPCLALREKEKNIQRDLHDGIVPYGGNLTVLDLVQKYIGQKKGVRHNTQANYDFVINIIKKEEFGTRRIDKIKLSDAKAWFIKLQADGRGYSSIHSVRGIVRPAFQMAVEDDLLRKNPFEFQLCTVVVNDSVTRQAITKEQEELFLEFIRNDDHYSKYYNGMFILFKTGLRISEFCGLTVKDIDLQERKINVNHQLQRTRGMQYVIEDTKTSSGTRMLPMTDEVYECFEQIVKNRKKVRVEPIIDGYSRFLFLDKKDMPEVALHWEKHFQWALGKYNRTHEEQMPKITPHVCRHTYCSNMAKAGMNPKALQYLMGHSDIGVTLNVYTHLGLIDAKEEMNRIAKLA, from the coding sequence TTGGGTAAAACAAAAAGTGACCAAAAACGACGAGATAAAAAAGGTCGAATTTTACGAAACGGAGAAAGTCAGAGAAAAGATGGAAGATATGCGTTTGTATATACAGATTGTTATGGAAAGCAGAAGTTTTTGTATAGTTGGAAATTAGAGCCAACAGATTCTCTGCCAACTGGATGCAGACCATGCTTAGCTCTAAGGGAAAAAGAAAAAAATATCCAAAGAGATTTACATGATGGTATAGTACCTTACGGAGGAAATTTAACAGTTTTGGATTTGGTTCAAAAATATATTGGACAAAAAAAGGGGGTTCGTCATAATACTCAGGCGAACTATGATTTTGTGATCAATATAATAAAAAAAGAAGAATTCGGAACCAGAAGAATAGATAAAATAAAATTGTCGGATGCAAAAGCATGGTTTATTAAGCTGCAAGCAGATGGAAGAGGATACAGTTCCATTCACAGTGTGCGTGGAATTGTAAGACCTGCATTTCAGATGGCAGTTGAAGATGATTTACTGCGCAAGAATCCTTTTGAATTTCAATTATGTACAGTTGTCGTAAATGACAGTGTTACAAGACAGGCAATTACAAAAGAACAGGAAGAGTTATTTCTGGAGTTTATCCGAAATGATGACCATTACTCAAAATACTATAATGGAATGTTTATTTTGTTTAAGACTGGACTTCGTATTTCTGAGTTTTGTGGATTGACAGTGAAAGATATTGATCTTCAGGAGAGAAAAATCAATGTGAATCATCAGCTTCAGAGAACCAGAGGAATGCAGTACGTCATTGAAGATACCAAAACTTCAAGTGGAACACGAATGTTGCCGATGACAGATGAAGTTTATGAATGTTTTGAACAGATTGTGAAAAACCGTAAAAAAGTAAGGGTTGAGCCGATTATAGATGGATATAGTCGATTTTTATTCCTGGATAAAAAAGATATGCCTGAGGTAGCACTCCATTGGGAAAAACATTTTCAGTGGGCGTTAGGAAAGTATAATCGTACTCATGAGGAACAAATGCCAAAGATCACGCCTCATGTATGTAGGCATACATATTGTTCCAATATGGCGAAAGCTGGAATGAATCCGAAAGCACTCCAATATTTAATGGGACATTCTGATATAGGGGTTACGTTAAATGTATATACGCATCTGGGATTAATTGATGCAAAAGAAGAGATGAATAGGATTGCAAAACTGGCATAG
- a CDS encoding MmcQ/YjbR family DNA-binding protein — MKREEIFQYVKEQYGTEPEYLWKKDPDSAVLRHKNGKWYAIIMAVEKKILGLEEDGNIDILDVKCDPDLVGMLIQTYGFLPGYHMNKRHWITILLDESVSEAKTLDFLDMSYDLIDSGK; from the coding sequence TTGAAACGTGAGGAAATTTTTCAATATGTGAAAGAGCAATATGGAACGGAACCGGAATATTTATGGAAAAAAGATCCTGATTCTGCGGTGCTTCGACATAAAAATGGAAAATGGTATGCTATAATTATGGCAGTGGAAAAGAAAATACTGGGATTAGAAGAAGATGGAAACATTGACATCCTGGATGTAAAATGTGATCCTGATCTGGTTGGGATGTTAATTCAAACGTATGGATTTTTACCGGGGTATCATATGAATAAGCGACACTGGATTACGATTCTTTTGGATGAATCTGTCAGTGAAGCTAAGACGCTAGATTTTCTGGATATGAGTTATGATTTAATTGACAGTGGGAAGTAA
- a CDS encoding DUF5688 family protein has protein sequence MQKSYETFIEELKSGIHEATGIVRENMHFEKEGGKYAPVGDRLLVKFAEHEDAWEVCGLYTRELYRNYETGTSMGEILDEIVGDISRIRESEIYEKTREITDYEKIKNRLFIRLLNKDKYEEELKDAVYRSLGDIALVLYMKVSEYNGCVTSTKIRQKILIKWGKNGDEVFKEALLNTYFMSPPRIYRWEQMIFNPDYEGENFMDLTGIAKLQKDAMGNCLSTSRKTNGAVAVFLPGVAERLAYLLDSDFYMVFTSIHEVMIHNDHCVDPDDLENVLEDTIKEATPKEDYLTSRIYQYCRETHKFICVTPEKETDDITDSVI, from the coding sequence ATGCAGAAAAGTTATGAAACCTTTATCGAGGAACTGAAATCAGGAATTCATGAAGCAACCGGGATTGTCAGGGAAAACATGCATTTTGAAAAGGAGGGTGGGAAATATGCACCTGTAGGTGACCGTCTTCTTGTGAAATTTGCAGAGCACGAGGATGCATGGGAAGTATGCGGCCTGTATACCAGGGAACTTTACAGAAATTATGAGACAGGAACTTCCATGGGGGAGATTCTGGATGAAATCGTAGGAGATATTTCCCGGATCAGGGAATCAGAAATTTATGAGAAGACCCGAGAGATCACAGATTATGAGAAAATAAAAAACAGACTTTTTATTCGGCTTCTGAATAAAGATAAATATGAAGAAGAGTTAAAAGATGCAGTATACAGATCTCTGGGAGATATTGCACTGGTTCTTTATATGAAGGTATCGGAATATAACGGATGTGTGACCAGCACGAAGATCCGTCAGAAAATACTGATTAAATGGGGAAAAAACGGCGATGAAGTGTTTAAAGAAGCTCTTTTGAATACGTACTTTATGAGTCCTCCCAGAATTTACAGATGGGAGCAGATGATCTTTAACCCAGATTATGAAGGAGAGAATTTCATGGATCTCACGGGAATTGCGAAACTTCAGAAAGATGCAATGGGAAACTGCCTGAGTACATCCAGGAAGACAAATGGAGCAGTTGCTGTATTTCTGCCGGGGGTGGCTGAACGGCTGGCATATCTGCTGGATTCTGATTTCTATATGGTCTTTACCAGTATCCATGAAGTGATGATACACAATGATCACTGTGTAGATCCGGATGATCTGGAAAATGTTCTGGAGGATACGATTAAGGAGGCAACACCGAAGGAGGACTATCTTACCTCCAGAATTTATCAGTACTGTCGGGAAACGCATAAATTCATCTGTGTTACACCGGAAAAAGAAACAGATGACATAACGGATTCGGTAATCTGA
- a CDS encoding excisionase: MAIKIEKGKIPIWEKYMLTVDEAVQYFGIGEKKIRMLISEHLNSECCFTVQVGCKSLINRKKFEAFLDQTTSL; encoded by the coding sequence GTGGCGATTAAAATTGAAAAAGGTAAGATTCCAATTTGGGAAAAATATATGCTTACGGTGGATGAAGCAGTGCAATATTTCGGAATAGGTGAAAAGAAAATAAGGATGCTTATTTCGGAACATCTAAATTCAGAATGTTGCTTTACAGTCCAGGTGGGGTGTAAGTCATTGATTAACCGTAAGAAATTTGAGGCCTTTCTGGATCAGACTACGTCTTTGTAA
- a CDS encoding ABC transporter ATP-binding protein yields the protein MLELKNIYKTFNPGTINEKRALNGLNLKLNEGDFVTVIGGNGAGKSTMLNAVAGTWPVDEGQILIDNIDVTKLSEHKRATYLGRVFQDPMTGTAATMGIEENLALAKRRGKSRLLRPGITKAERGEYKELLKILGLGLEDRLTSKVGLLSGGQRQALTLLMATLQKPKLLLLDEHTAALDPKTAAKVLEITDMIVNRDHLTTLMITHNMKDAIAHGNRLIMMMEGKIILDIQGEDKKKLTVKDLLDQFERASGEEFSNDSALLG from the coding sequence ATGCTTGAACTTAAAAATATCTATAAAACCTTTAACCCGGGTACTATCAATGAGAAACGTGCCCTAAACGGACTGAACCTGAAACTGAATGAAGGCGATTTCGTGACAGTTATCGGTGGAAACGGTGCAGGAAAATCTACCATGTTAAATGCAGTTGCAGGAACCTGGCCTGTTGACGAGGGCCAGATTCTTATCGATAACATTGATGTCACCAAACTTTCCGAGCATAAACGTGCCACATATCTCGGCCGTGTATTTCAGGATCCTATGACAGGCACGGCTGCAACCATGGGCATCGAAGAAAATCTCGCCCTGGCGAAACGCCGTGGTAAATCCCGTCTCCTTCGTCCAGGCATCACTAAGGCAGAACGTGGAGAATATAAAGAACTGTTAAAAATCCTGGGACTTGGTCTGGAAGACAGACTTACTTCCAAAGTAGGACTTCTCTCCGGCGGTCAGCGACAGGCTCTTACCCTTCTTATGGCAACACTTCAGAAACCAAAGCTTCTGCTTCTGGATGAACACACAGCAGCTCTTGACCCTAAGACAGCAGCCAAGGTTCTGGAAATCACAGACATGATCGTAAACCGTGATCACCTTACAACCCTGATGATCACTCATAATATGAAAGATGCTATTGCACACGGCAATCGCCTGATCATGATGATGGAAGGTAAGATCATTCTGGATATCCAGGGTGAAGATAAGAAGAAACTCACTGTGAAGGACCTGCTGGATCAGTTTGAACGTGCCAGCGGAGAAGAATTCAGTAATGATTCTGCTTTATTAGGATAA
- a CDS encoding winged helix-turn-helix domain-containing protein encodes MKKIEIIERITDANGSISENILTSWEHKNQFIPEIIRFGELKIYLQERIVKKNDSDVHLSKYEYDILLLLAKSPGRIFGKEMVYDLVWNEPYSGDYNVVMRHICNIREKIEDDPGQPLYIQTVRGVGYRFNGNLGSE; translated from the coding sequence GTGAAAAAGATAGAAATTATTGAGAGAATCACAGATGCTAATGGAAGCATAAGTGAAAACATATTGACTAGCTGGGAACATAAAAACCAATTCATACCGGAAATTATAAGGTTTGGAGAATTAAAAATATATCTACAGGAACGAATTGTTAAAAAGAATGATAGTGATGTTCATCTTTCAAAATATGAATATGATATTTTACTTCTTTTAGCGAAAAGTCCAGGTAGAATATTTGGAAAAGAAATGGTTTATGATCTGGTATGGAATGAACCTTATTCCGGTGATTATAATGTGGTTATGCGACATATCTGCAATATCAGAGAAAAAATAGAAGATGATCCTGGACAACCATTATATATACAAACAGTACGAGGTGTAGGATATCGGTTTAATGGGAATTTAGGCAGCGAGTGA
- a CDS encoding MobC family plasmid mobilization relaxosome protein, which yields MSKRTRIHPVQFYLNDDEQYILEEKYRLSRMKSKSAFLRKMILYGFVYEVDYSHIRKMNTLLGNISSNLNQITHRINSTNSVYPKDLDDIKELMEKIWQLQKSMVSKQPLIKQ from the coding sequence ATGAGCAAACGTACCAGAATTCATCCCGTACAATTTTATTTGAATGATGACGAACAATACATTTTAGAAGAAAAATATCGTCTTTCCAGGATGAAAAGCAAATCTGCCTTTCTACGGAAAATGATCTTATATGGATTTGTATATGAAGTAGACTACTCTCATATCCGAAAAATGAATACCCTGCTGGGCAATATCAGCAGCAATTTGAATCAGATCACCCATCGTATAAACAGTACCAATTCAGTTTACCCAAAGGACCTGGACGATATAAAGGAGTTAATGGAAAAAATATGGCAGTTACAAAAATCCATGGTATCAAAACAACCGTTGATAAAGCAATAG
- a CDS encoding relaxase/mobilization nuclease domain-containing protein: MAVTKIHGIKTTVDKAIEYICNPDKTDQNLYISSFACSPETAVLDFKYTLDHTHDCRDPHNTNKAFHLIQAFSPGEVSYEEAHQIGKELADRLLEGKYSYVLTTHIDKGHVHNHLIFCSADNITFSHYHDCKKNYWKIRNLSDTLCQEHNLSTIMPDGKKGMKYNEWAANKSESSKKAQLRKDINQTIRIVSTYSEFLAFMEAKGYEIKNAEFGENSRKYITFRSPDMSHPVRGSAKSLGKNFTKERIKERINNKLHRTTVPSVRNKLIDTNTPNIAGNIGLQKWANKENLKIVSAEYNKMFTHNLHNFSELEDRIALLHMQQKEVNTSVVSLESQIRHLREMLKYAEQYQKNKIYDDHYKSSKDPDRYFRKYESQIILFAGAEHILQENGINLKHLNSNKLQEQIADLISRKESLNTQYVSFKQEIKELELIHQNLSKYLKQDAPEIQRSSHNQLPSL; this comes from the coding sequence ATGGCAGTTACAAAAATCCATGGTATCAAAACAACCGTTGATAAAGCAATAGAATACATCTGCAATCCAGATAAAACTGACCAGAATCTATATATTTCTTCCTTTGCCTGCTCTCCCGAAACAGCCGTTCTTGACTTTAAATACACTTTGGATCATACACATGACTGCAGAGATCCGCACAATACAAATAAGGCATTTCATCTGATTCAGGCATTTTCCCCTGGTGAAGTTTCCTATGAAGAAGCCCATCAAATTGGCAAAGAACTTGCGGATCGCTTACTGGAGGGAAAATACTCCTATGTTCTGACAACACATATTGATAAAGGTCATGTACATAACCATTTAATTTTCTGTTCTGCAGATAACATCACTTTTTCTCATTACCATGACTGTAAAAAGAATTACTGGAAAATACGAAATCTCAGCGACACTTTATGCCAGGAACATAACCTGTCCACAATTATGCCAGATGGTAAAAAGGGAATGAAATACAATGAATGGGCTGCAAATAAATCTGAATCCAGTAAAAAAGCGCAGCTGCGAAAAGATATCAACCAGACAATCCGAATCGTTTCCACTTATTCAGAATTTCTTGCATTTATGGAAGCTAAAGGATATGAAATAAAAAACGCAGAATTTGGCGAAAACAGCAGAAAATACATTACCTTTCGTTCTCCCGATATGTCCCATCCAGTGCGTGGAAGTGCTAAATCTTTAGGAAAAAATTTTACTAAGGAACGTATCAAAGAACGCATTAATAATAAGCTCCACAGAACTACTGTTCCTTCTGTTCGTAATAAGTTAATAGACACCAACACTCCCAATATAGCAGGAAACATTGGACTTCAGAAATGGGCAAATAAGGAAAATTTAAAAATTGTCTCTGCTGAATATAACAAGATGTTCACACATAATCTACATAATTTTTCAGAACTTGAAGACCGCATAGCCTTGTTACATATGCAGCAAAAAGAGGTAAATACCTCTGTTGTTTCTCTCGAGTCTCAGATACGCCATCTTCGAGAAATGCTAAAATATGCCGAACAATATCAGAAAAATAAAATTTACGACGACCATTATAAAAGCTCCAAAGATCCAGATCGTTATTTCCGTAAATATGAATCTCAAATTATTCTTTTCGCGGGTGCTGAACATATTTTACAGGAAAATGGTATAAACCTGAAACATCTTAATTCCAATAAGTTGCAAGAGCAAATTGCAGATCTTATTTCCAGAAAGGAATCACTAAATACTCAATACGTTTCCTTTAAGCAAGAAATAAAAGAGTTGGAATTGATACATCAAAACCTGTCCAAATATCTCAAACAGGATGCTCCTGAAATACAAAGATCTTCTCATAACCAACTCCCTTCTTTGTAA
- a CDS encoding ABC transporter permease, whose translation MQIMTLIAALPGAVAQGLIWGIMAIGVYLTFRILDIADLTVDGTMCTGGAVCIMMMLSGHNVWISMLAATLAGMLAGLVTGIFHTFMGIPAILAGILTQLSLYSINLKIMGKANQAINVDKYNLLVSLRHIKNTDLSKNTIFIVAVMCVILIAVLYWFFGTELGSSLRATGCNPNMSRAQGINTSMNKVLGLMISNGLVGLSSALLAQYQGFADVNMGRGSIVIGLAAVIIGEAIFGRIFRNFALRLTAVILGSILYYLVLQVVIWMGIDTDLLKMLSAIVVALFLAFPYWKGKYFSKPVKRGGK comes from the coding sequence ATGCAAATTATGACATTAATCGCTGCACTTCCCGGTGCAGTGGCTCAGGGTCTGATCTGGGGAATTATGGCGATCGGAGTTTATCTCACTTTCCGTATCCTGGATATTGCAGACCTTACCGTTGATGGAACCATGTGTACCGGTGGCGCAGTATGTATTATGATGATGCTTTCCGGACATAACGTCTGGATTTCTATGCTGGCAGCTACCCTCGCCGGAATGCTCGCCGGTCTTGTAACCGGAATCTTTCACACATTTATGGGAATCCCGGCAATCCTTGCCGGAATCCTGACACAGTTGTCCCTGTATTCCATCAACCTGAAGATCATGGGAAAAGCCAATCAGGCGATCAATGTTGACAAATACAATCTTCTGGTTTCCCTGCGCCATATTAAGAATACAGACCTTTCCAAGAACACCATTTTTATCGTAGCAGTTATGTGCGTTATTCTTATCGCTGTTCTCTACTGGTTCTTCGGAACAGAACTTGGTTCTTCCCTTCGTGCAACCGGATGTAACCCGAATATGTCCCGTGCGCAGGGTATCAACACCAGCATGAACAAAGTTCTGGGGCTTATGATCTCCAATGGTCTGGTAGGACTTTCCAGTGCACTCCTTGCACAGTATCAGGGATTCGCAGATGTCAACATGGGACGTGGTTCCATCGTTATCGGTCTGGCTGCTGTTATTATCGGTGAAGCGATCTTCGGACGTATTTTCCGAAATTTTGCCCTTCGCCTGACAGCTGTTATCCTTGGTTCCATCCTGTATTACCTGGTACTTCAGGTTGTTATCTGGATGGGTATCGATACAGACCTGCTGAAAATGCTCTCTGCCATCGTGGTTGCCCTCTTCCTCGCATTTCCATACTGGAAAGGCAAATACTTCAGTAAACCAGTAAAAAGGGGAGGTAAATAA
- a CDS encoding RNA polymerase sigma factor has product MEQSSFQDEQTVRHQFDSLCKLALKSEVINYEKHMAYRQKYEVMLSELSEKELSRLFIMDEHEMETHRFQVLGYDIEVKDALIAEALQTLTEKKRNVVLLSYFMDMSDADIAREMNLVRSTINEHRRRSLELMRKNMEESANEKK; this is encoded by the coding sequence ATGGAGCAATCCTCTTTTCAAGATGAGCAGACAGTCAGACATCAGTTTGATTCTCTGTGCAAGCTGGCATTGAAAAGTGAAGTTATTAATTATGAAAAGCATATGGCATATCGCCAGAAGTATGAAGTGATGTTGTCAGAATTATCAGAAAAGGAGTTGAGCAGACTTTTTATAATGGATGAGCATGAAATGGAAACACATCGTTTTCAGGTCCTGGGTTACGACATAGAAGTCAAAGATGCATTGATTGCAGAAGCACTGCAGACACTTACTGAAAAGAAAAGGAATGTTGTGTTATTATCATATTTTATGGATATGAGTGATGCAGACATTGCCAGAGAAATGAATCTTGTACGCAGCACAATTAATGAGCATCGTAGACGATCACTGGAACTGATGAGAAAAAATATGGAGGAATCTGCAAATGAAAAAAAGTAA
- a CDS encoding helix-turn-helix domain-containing protein, whose translation MKKSKKQKCAFDLLPFHVIEAASTGDTEAIQAVLKHYEGYITVLATRKMFDEFGQVHYCVDETLRQRLEAKLITKTLGFDTKSYVRKSNQ comes from the coding sequence ATGAAAAAAAGTAAAAAACAGAAATGCGCATTTGATTTGCTGCCATTCCATGTTATTGAGGCAGCATCAACTGGTGATACTGAGGCAATCCAGGCAGTGTTGAAGCATTATGAAGGGTACATAACAGTTTTGGCTACCAGAAAAATGTTTGACGAATTTGGACAGGTGCATTACTGTGTAGATGAAACTCTGCGTCAACGCCTGGAAGCAAAACTGATTACTAAGACCTTGGGATTTGATACGAAATCATATGTAAGGAAAAGTAATCAGTAA
- a CDS encoding type II toxin-antitoxin system RelE/ParE family toxin yields MQEYKIILTWEAIYDVTDIADYIEEEFGQQRADRFQSDLKEQMQNLGQFSTAFPRTQILYRGYSIHKRSFPPSIIFYIIMEETKEIHILRVLRHERDWENILLQRSTYTYPE; encoded by the coding sequence ATGCAAGAATATAAAATTATTTTAACCTGGGAAGCAATTTACGATGTCACAGACATTGCAGATTATATTGAAGAAGAATTCGGCCAGCAACGTGCTGACCGTTTTCAATCTGATCTGAAAGAACAAATGCAGAATTTAGGCCAGTTCAGTACTGCCTTTCCCCGAACTCAAATTCTGTACAGAGGATATTCCATACATAAAAGATCTTTTCCGCCATCTATTATTTTTTATATTATAATGGAAGAAACAAAAGAGATTCATATTCTCCGAGTGCTGCGCCATGAACGAGATTGGGAAAATATCCTGTTGCAAAGATCAACTTATACATATCCAGAATGA
- a CDS encoding helix-turn-helix domain-containing protein produces the protein MPKQTDKELGLFFKNARHEQKLTYEELAEKAEMSSRYLKEIENGGRVPSFHKIRKLVRALNVPPEPLFYPNNHTDNLDYQRLLMYLSKCNDEQITAILAIVEAYLRTYKIPTDHDKQDP, from the coding sequence ATGCCAAAACAAACAGATAAAGAACTGGGATTGTTTTTTAAGAACGCCCGACACGAGCAAAAATTGACTTATGAAGAATTAGCTGAAAAAGCAGAAATGTCCAGCCGATATTTAAAGGAAATTGAAAATGGGGGCCGAGTTCCCAGTTTTCATAAAATCAGAAAACTGGTACGCGCTTTAAATGTTCCTCCTGAACCATTGTTTTATCCAAACAATCATACAGATAATCTTGATTATCAACGCCTGCTCATGTACCTGTCAAAATGCAACGATGAGCAAATTACCGCTATCCTTGCCATCGTAGAAGCATACCTGCGCACATACAAAATTCCTACAGACCACGATAAACAAGATCCCTGA
- a CDS encoding low molecular weight protein-tyrosine-phosphatase has protein sequence MIRVAFCCHGNICRSTLSESVFNYKVKAKGLADQFVIDSFATSREEIGNPPHRGTVNKLREVGIPLVPHRAKQISLADYDKFDYIIGMDTANIRNLNRMLKGDPEGKVYKFLSFAGSGRDIEDPWYTGNFDETYDDVIEGCEGFLKYLKEHGELHN, from the coding sequence ATGATAAGAGTAGCTTTTTGTTGTCATGGGAATATTTGTCGATCGACTTTAAGTGAAAGCGTCTTTAACTATAAGGTAAAGGCTAAGGGCTTAGCAGATCAGTTTGTGATAGATAGTTTTGCAACAAGCCGGGAGGAAATTGGTAATCCTCCGCATAGAGGTACAGTAAATAAACTGAGAGAGGTAGGGATCCCGTTAGTGCCTCATAGAGCTAAGCAGATCTCGTTAGCTGATTATGATAAGTTTGATTATATTATTGGCATGGATACCGCCAATATACGGAACCTTAACAGGATGCTTAAGGGAGATCCGGAGGGAAAGGTGTACAAGTTTCTTTCATTCGCCGGATCAGGAAGAGATATAGAGGATCCGTGGTATACTGGAAATTTTGATGAGACTTATGATGATGTAATTGAGGGATGTGAGGGGTTTTTAAAGTATCTGAAAGAACATGGAGAACTCCACAATTAA
- a CDS encoding helix-turn-helix domain-containing protein yields the protein MIIYWDKKTNSKNRIGQRVKELRKAHNLTQKTLAAKLQLAGYDFNDLAILRIEQGTRFVPDYEVVALAEVFNVSCEYLLGLTDAPAK from the coding sequence ATGATTATTTATTGGGATAAAAAAACGAACAGTAAAAACAGAATAGGACAACGGGTAAAAGAATTACGAAAGGCTCATAATCTTACTCAGAAAACACTCGCTGCCAAATTACAACTTGCAGGATATGATTTTAATGATCTGGCAATCCTGCGAATTGAACAAGGCACACGTTTCGTTCCCGACTACGAAGTTGTCGCACTGGCCGAAGTATTTAATGTTTCCTGCGAATATCTTCTTGGTCTGACGGACGCTCCTGCAAAATAA
- a CDS encoding low molecular weight protein-tyrosine-phosphatase, whose protein sequence is MFTKLFRSPMAEFIFKDVVSGRNLADRFYIASAATSTEEIWDGTGNLVYPPAWEELAKHGISCKGKRAVQLKKEDYEKYDYILEMDHWNLKNMLRIVKSDPEKKVKLLLDYSDAPRDISDPWYTGRFDVTYADVVEGCEAFLDYLEKMKKL, encoded by the coding sequence ATGTTCACGAAACTTTTCCGTTCTCCCATGGCGGAGTTCATTTTTAAAGATGTGGTTTCCGGCAGGAATCTTGCTGACAGATTTTATATCGCATCTGCTGCGACCAGTACAGAAGAGATCTGGGATGGAACCGGGAATCTGGTTTATCCACCGGCGTGGGAAGAACTGGCGAAACATGGGATCAGCTGTAAGGGGAAAAGAGCAGTACAGCTGAAGAAAGAAGATTATGAAAAATACGATTACATTCTGGAAATGGATCACTGGAATCTGAAAAATATGCTGCGTATAGTGAAGAGTGATCCGGAAAAGAAGGTAAAGCTGCTTCTGGATTACAGTGACGCTCCCAGAGATATATCGGATCCCTGGTATACGGGAAGATTTGATGTCACTTATGCGGATGTGGTGGAAGGCTGTGAAGCTTTTCTGGATTATCTGGAAAAAATGAAAAAACTGTAA